Genomic window (Methyloprofundus sp.):
GGGGGGACTGCCACCGCAACTGTTGCTCTTAACGTTGATGCCGTGAATGATGCCGCCGTTGTTGGTAAAGTGGAGTTGGGTACTATTGAAGCAAGCACTGAAATTAAGTTTTCAGCTAAAGAGTTGTTAGTAAATAGTTCTGATGCTGATGGCGATACCCTGCAGATTGTTGATGTATCAGTAGATAAAGAATTTGGGGTGGTGGAGTTTAGTACCGATAAGGAAGGTAATATTGAAAATATTGTATTTACTCCAGCTGAAAATTACCATGGTGATGATGTTCCATTAAATTTTGTGGTATCAGATGGTATTGAAGAAGTTGCAGGTATGGCGAGTATTGATATAAATGCTGGTAATGAGCAACCAGTTTTAAATAAAATTCAGGGGACTTCTCGTAGTGAAACTCTTAGCGGTACAAATGAAGCTGATTATATTGTAGGGGAACGAGGCAATGATAATATTATTGCTGGAGACGGTGATGACATTATTGTCGGCGGTGATGGTTACGACACCTTAAAAGGCGGAGCTGGCGATGATACCTTTATCCAAAATGCAGGAGATGATTACGACACCTTCAAGGGTGGTGAAGGCACGGATACTGTTGTGCGTGGCGAAGGTGATGGCGACATAGGTATTCGCGGCAACTTTGGCTCGGAAAATTCCATTGAAACAATTGATGCCAAAGGCAGTGATATCATCGGCGACTCGAATAGTAATACTCTTGATTTCAGCAGTACCGAACTGAAAGATGTTGCTGAAATTAAAGGGGGTCGAGGTAACGACAATATTACGGGAACAGACGGTGATGACATTATTGTCGGCGGTGACGGTTACGACACCTTAAAAGGCGGAGCTGGCGATGATACCTTTATCCAAAATGTAGGAGATGATCACGACACCTTCAAAGGTGGTGAAGGCACGGATACTGTTGTGCGTGGCGAAGGTGATGGCGACATAGGTATTCGCGGCAACTTTGGCTCGGAAAATTCCATTGAAACAATTGATGCCAAAGGCAGTGATATCATCGGCGACTCGAATAGTAATACTCTTGATTTCAGCAGTACCGAACTGAAAGATGTTGCTGAAATTAAAGGCGGGCGAGGTAACGACAATATTACGGGAACAGACGGTGATGACATCATTGTCGGTGGTGACGGTTACGACACCTTAAAAGGCGGAGCTGGCGATGATACCTTTATCCAAAATGTAGGAGATGATCACGACACCTTCAAAGGTGGTGAAGGCACGGATACCGTTGTGCGTGGCGAAGGTGATGGCGACATAGGCATTCGCGGCAACTTTGGCTCGGAAAATTCCATTGAAACAATTGATGCCAAAGGCAGTGATATCATCGGTGACTCGAATAGTAATACTCTTGATTTCAGCAGTACCGAACTGAAAGATGTTGCTGAAATTAAAGGCGGGCGAGGTAACGACAATATTACGGGAACAGACGGTGATGACATTATTGTCGGCGGTGATGGTTACGACACCTTAAAAGGCGGAGCTGGCGATGATACCTTTATCCAAAATGCAGGAGATGATTACGACACCTTCAAAGGTGGTGAAGGCACGGATACCGTTGTGCGTGGCGAAGGTGATGGCGACATAGGCATTCGGGGCAACTTTGGCTCGGAAAATTCCATTGAAACAATTGATGCCAAAGGCAGTGATATTATCGGTGACTCGAATAGTAATACTCTTGATTTCAGCAGTACCGAACTAAAAGATGTTGCTGAAATTAAAGGCGGTCGAGGTAACGACAATATTACGGGAACGGACGGTGATGACATCATTGTCGGCGGTGATGGTTACGACACCTTAAAAGGCGGAGCTGGCGATGATACCTTTATTCAAAATGCAGGCGATGATTACGACACCTTCAAAGGTGGTGAAGGCACGGATACCGTTGTGCGTGGCGAAGGTGATGGCGACATAGGCATTCGCGGCAACTTTGGCTCGGAAAATTCCATTGAAACAATTGATGCCAAAGGCAGTGATATTATCGGTGACTCGAATAGTAATACTCTTGATTTTAGCAGTACCGAACTAAAAGATGTTGCTGAAATTAAAGGCGGTCGAGGTAACGACAATATTACGGGAACGGACGGTGATGACATCATTGTCGGCGGTGATGGTTACGACACCTTAAAAGGCGGAGCTGGCGATGATACCTTTATTCAAAATGCAGGCGATGATTACGACACCTTCAAAGGTGGTGAAGGCACGGATACCGTTGTGCGTGGCGAAGGTGATGGCGACATAGGCATTCGCGGCAACTTTGGCTCGGAAAATTCCATTGAAACAATTGATGCCAAAGGCAGTGATATCGTCGGCGACTCGAATAGTAATACTCTTGATTTCAGCAGTACCGAACTAAAAGATGTTGCTGAAATTAAAGGGGGGCGAGGTAACGACAATATTACGGGAACAGGTGGTGATGACATCATTGTCGGTGGTGACGGTTACGACACCTTAAAAGGCGGAGCTGGCGATGATACCTTTATTCAAAATGCAGGAGATGATTACGACACCTTCAAAGGTGGTGAAGGCACGGATACTGTTGTGCGTGGCGAAGGTGATGGCGACATAGGTATTCGCGGCAACTTTGGCTCGGAAAATTCCATTGAAACAATTGATGCCAAAGGCAGTGATATCGTCGGCGACTCGAATAGTAATACTCTTGATTTCAGTAGTACCGAACTGAAAGATGTTGCTGAAATTAAAGGGGGACGAGGTAACGACAATATTACGGGAACAGATGGTGATGATATTATCGTGGGAGACGATGGTAACGATACCTTAATGGGAGGAGGTGGTGATGATATTGTTGATGGTAGTAGTGGCAATGATACCGTAGTATTCACTGGAGATCGCTCCGATTATCTTGTGACTAAAAATGGTGATGCCAGTTTTTTAATAAAGGACCTTAGAGGTGAGGGAGGAGATGGCCAAGATACTGTTACTTCAATTGAAATGTTTCAGTTTTCTGATGGTAGAGTTGCAGTAAGTGATATTTTGGATACTAACCCAGAACCTGAAGCAGAACCTGAAGAAGAACCTGAAGCAGAACTTGAAGCAGAACTTGAAGCAGAACTTGAAGCAGAACCTGAAGCAGAACCTGAAGCAGAACTTGAAGCAGAACCTGAAGCAGAACCTGAAGCAGAACCTGAAGCAGAACCTGAAGCAGAACCTGAAGCAGAGCCTGAAGCAGAACCTGAAGCAGAACCTGAAGCAGAACCTGAAGCAGAACCTGAAGCAGAGCCTGAAGCAGAACCTGAAGCAGAACCTGAAGCAGAGCCTGAAGCAGAGCCTGAAGCAGAACCTGAAGCAGAACCTGAAGCAGAACCTGAAGCAGAACCTGAAGCAGAACCTGAAGCAGAACCTGAAGCAGAACCCGAAGCAGAACCTGAAGTAGAACCTGAAGTAGAACCTGAAGCAGAACCTGAAGAGGTTGATGATACCTTTATGATGGACTCAAGTTCGGGAGCGGGAGATGAAGGATGGACAGAAACTGTACAGCAAGATGTTGCTGATAGTTCAGACTCTGATACGCCTTGGACTGACCCAGCCGCAGATCAAGGTATTGTTAATGGAGGTGAAGAATTAGGCGTATTTGAAGATGATACTACTGCAGTAGTGGCTATGATAGATAATAGTACTTCGGCTATTGAGGGGGCTGAAGCCATGCAATGACCTTAGGTTTGTATTGCATGAATGTGCATTGAATGATTTGATGCGTGTATTTTATGTTCATTGTCATATTTGTAAATGACATTAAAATTCCTAACGTTTTATTTTTTAAAGATTTATTGCAATGGCATGCCACTTGCTATTAACAATTCTAGTACTTTCTTCTTTTTAAGGAAAACGAATGAATCTTAATGCAATAAAGTTACGTTATTTTGAAAAAGTCACATTAATGAATACTAAGCAAAAGTGGATTGCTTTTGCTATTTTTGTATTCCTCTTTCTGCTAGTGCTGCAATTCACCAATCCTATAGAACAAGATATTACTTTTCACCTTTTTGCTGATAAACGATATTGGCTTAAAATTGTTAATTTTGCTGATGTGATCAGTAACCTGCCTTTTTTAATAGTAGGTTTGGCAGGTATCAAGCTTTGTTTAAATAATAACTCTGAAATTTGTATATCTTGGCTGGTATTCTTTAGTGGCCTAATTTTAGTCGCTGCAGGTTCTAGCTATTACCATTTGCAACCTAATAATCAGACCTTAGTTTGGGATCGCTTACCGATGACTATTAGCTTTATGAGCTTATTTGTTGCACTAGTTGTAGAGAATATATCCACAAAAATTGAAAAAAAATTATTGCCTGCAGCCATTTTATTAGGTTTATCTAGCGTCCTATATTGGCAGTATTCAGGTGATTTACGCTTTTATGGTTTTATTCAGGCGGGCACATTATTTACGATTCCAGTGGTATTGTTTCTTTATAAAAGTAAGTATAGCCACCGTTACTACTTGATGTATGGCTTGTTGTTTTATCTACTTGCTAAAGTATTTGAAATGACCGATAAATTGGTTTTTTCGCTGACTAATCAATTAGTCAGTGGGCATACTATTAAACATCTATTTGCAGCAGTAGCAACTTATTGCATTTATTTAATGTTAAAAAAACGTAATAAATCGGCTAGTTGAGAATAGTCATGATTAAATATTACGTATTTAAAATTGTATTGGTGTGCATGCTTTTCTCAATTGTTGCATGCCAGTCCCAGCCAAAAGTTTCCCTACAAAAAAGCTTTTCTAGCAGCCAAATAACGTTATTCAATACTCGAGCTGCTTTGCACGACCTTCTTGATGCGACTAAATTAAAAACTGAAATATTTCCAATTGATCGTGCTGTTAAACAGCAATTTATTAAGCGTGAACAGCGTTTAATTGCTGTGCAAACGTGGCAAACTTTTTTGGATAAATTGCAAATATTGGATGAGCTAGGTGAACAATATGAGCTAATTTATAAAAACGCGTATAAAGCAGATAAAAAACAGGCCTTTTATATTAGCTATGCCGCTTTTTTAGTACGTTACCGATATGCCCTAGAGTTTATTGATTTTTTTGAAAATTATTCTGCCATGAACACTGTATTAAATGAAGCAGTGCCAGAACTTGAGTTACAGCAAGGTAGCTATAAAAAGACCAAATTATATTATTTAAATAGTATGCGCAGTGCTGAATTTATACGACTTAATACTTTGTACCAATGGTATAGACAAGGTGACCATTCGACATTAACTATGGATATCAATGCAGATGTTGCTGTTATCTTTCGAGCAGGTATTGGGGTAGGTGCCAAACAAACATTAAGAAATGCACTGAGAATTGTACAAGACACTGGTTTTACTATTTGGTTTCCTTTGCAGAAAGAGGTTTCTGAGTGGATGGGAAATGTAAAAATTTATCGTACAAAGCTGGACCTTGTTAGTACTGCACAAATAAAAGATATGCACGGATTATTACAGCCAGGGGATATTATTTTAGAACGGCGCGAATGGTTTTTGTCTAATATTGGTTTGCCTGGTTATTGGCCGCATGCTGCTTTATATGTCGGTACCGCTGCAGAACGGCAAGCATATTTTAATAAGGGCAGTGATTTAGAAGGCTATTTAATAAAGCACTATCCAGATGCGTATAAAAAATCTTTATTAGCACAGAAAGATGGGCATGTACCTAGGGTTATTGAAGCAATAAGTGAAGGTGTTGATTTTACGACACTTGAACACTCTATAGCTGCTGATTCGGTGGTTATTTTAAGGCCAAGATTAAGTTTGGCTGAGAAGGAAATTGCTATTCAGCGTGCTTTTCATTTTAGTGGCAGGCCTTATGATTTTAATTTTGATTTCCTGACTGATTCAGCATTAGTGTGTACGGAGCTCATTTATAAGGTATATGAGCCAAGTGCGCTTTATATAGGGATAAAGTTTCCGTTGCGCAGTTTGATGGGTAGGCAACTGATGACTGCAAATGATATTGCTGAAATGTTTGATAAGAACTATGGCACTGCTAGTCAACAATTAGATTTTATTAGTTTTTACGATGGACATGAATGGCAACAACAAGCAGCACTAACTGATATTGATAGTTTTAGAGCAAGTTGGAAACGTCCAAAATGGTATAAATGGGTGCAGGGCACTGCACTGGTCGACATGTCTCTAAAATAGGGCTATTTGTCTAAGAAGGAGATAGGAAGCAGCTTGACTGGGTAGTCGCAGGATGACGTAGGTATGGAGTTAATGTAATTCTAGCCATAAATCTACCCATTGTGGATTGTTTTTTTCTATCAACTTTATTTTCCAATCTTGCTTCCATTTTATTCTCTTAATTTTCTACCACGTCATCCCCGCATGTTCTTAGCGGGGATCTATTTTGTGCATAGATTCCTGCTAAAAGACTGCAGGAATGATGACGGTTTAAGTGATATTAAGTCTGTATTTTACTAACTCATACTTAAATAGCGTTCACCCGTATCGTGCATCATAGTCACCACAAATTTTCCTATCCCTAATTCTTTAGCAACTCTTAAGGCTGCACAGACGCTGGCACCTGTCGATATGCCTGCTAGTATGCCTTCTTTCTCAGCAAGCAGTTTACGCATTGCAAACGCTTCATCAGTACTAACTAACTCGATACCATCAAGTAAATCAGTATTAAGGTTTTTAGGAATAAACCCTGCACCGATCCCTTGAATTTTATGGGGGCTATGTTGACCTCCTGAAATAATAGGTGACTCAGCTGGTTCTACCGCGATAACTTTTAGGCTGGCTTTTCTTTTTTTGATCACATCAGCAACACCGGTAATGGTTCCGCCTGTACCCACACCACAAACAAAGGCATCAATTTTACCATCACTAGCCGACCAAATTTCTTGCGCAGTAGTTTGCCGATGAATTTCAGGATTTTCTGGATTTTCAAACTGTTGCGGCATAAAGGAATTTTCAGTGATTGCCAGAATTTCTTGAGCTTGTTTAATCGCCCCTTTCATGCCTTCAGAGCCAGGTGTTAATATGATTTTTGCACCATAGAATGCCAATAATTGCCGACGTTCAACTGACATAGTATCTGGCATAGTAAGAATGCATTGATAGCCTCGTGCAGCAGCGACCATAGCTAATGCAATACCGGTATTCCCAGATGTTGGCTCAATGATAGTACCGCCAGGTTGCAGCTCACCTGATTTTTCGGCTGCCTCTATCATTGCTAAACCTATGCGGTCTTTTACTGAGCCACCTGGATTTCTTGCTTCAATCTTTAACCATACCTCAGCAGAATTAGGCTCTGTTATATGGTTTAATTTTACTAGCGGAGTATTGCCGATTAGTTGAGTAATATCATTAGCAGTTGTCATTAAGCGCCTCACTTATTTTTTAGTTATTCGAGCTTGCGCTTAATATACCTTATTTATATGCTAAAATTCTCATTTAATGATTTTTTTATTGACTGATTTTGATGGCTCGGTCAATATGCCAAGATATATTATATGAGCAACTAAGTATGCCATATATGAATATAATACTGTATATAGCAGTGACTTAGATGATCATTATACTCCTTTTCTAAACGCAATAATTATAATAACAAATACTTTTTTTGAGAAATAAGCTTATGCAAATGAATTTAGTTGAAATCAAAGAACTCTTAGCCGATTGGTATTTATTGACCCTTGAGAACCCAATTTATGCTGGGGCACTCGTTGTTAGCGTTTGGTTGCTAACGGTGTTTTTTTATAGTATCAGAATCTTCTTTTTAAATAAGAAACAACGTAAAACTGAACAACAAGCTGATGAGTTAAAAAGTCAATTAGAAGGCAGTCAGCAACAACTTGGGCAAACTGAAACAACATTAGCCACGTTGAATGAGCAGGTGGCTAGTGAGCAACGGCAGGCAAATGAATTTACGGCGAAAATTGAGGAACGCAATCAAGATATAGTCACTAAAATTAAAGAAGTGGCAAATAAGTTTGATCTTAGTGAGCAATTAGTTGATTCTGGTGAGAAAGCTAAACCCGAATTTATTTGGCAACAGCAAGATAATATTCAAATGCAATTAGCAGATCGCTTGCAAGCTGAAAAGCAGGAAAAAGATGCTTTACAACGTAGTTATCAACAAGAAAAAGAGCAATTTATAGCAAAAGATGCTGTTATTCAAACCTTGCAAACGACTGTAGATCAGCATGTGCAGAAGTTTACTCAATTAGAGCAAGATGTTGCTGGGCATAAGCAGCAGGTGCAACAGCAAGAGGCTGTAGCTGAATCGGCTTTAGCTGACTTGACAGAAAAACATAAGTTAGAACTGGCTACAGTGATGACTGAGTTGGAAGAACATCGCGAAGTGGCTGAACTTGCAAAGGTGTCGATAGAGCAGCCAGTTGTTATGGAAGCACCAGTTATAGTAGAAGATGCGCTTGGTGATACTGAGGAGTTGTTGGGTAAAGATGCTGCACTCGTCTTAAAGGAGGAGCAGCAAGGACAGGATTTTATGAATATGGGTAAGCCTGTAGAGGATGCTTCTGCTCCTATTGAAAGTAGTATTGTAGTAGAAGAAGCTATTCAGCCAGAACCAGAAATAATTGCACCTGAGCAGAGTGCAGAAGTCCTTATTGTTAATGATCCAATTCCTGAGCCTGTACAAGAAGATATATCTGTTGAGCCTGAATATGAAAAATCTAATTTGGATATTTTGGGAAAATTTAAAGGCCTATTTGGCAAATCTAAAAAAACAGCAACTGATACGGCGCCTAAAAAATCTGAGCCAGAAAAAACTGCAGAAGCATTAGTGGTTGAAGAGCCTGTTTTAGCAGAAGAACCAGAAGCAAGTGTCGCAGCTACCCCTGATTATGATAAATCTAAGTTGGATATTTCCGGGAAATTTAAAGGCTTGTTTGGTAAATCTAAAAAGGTGGCTATAGAGGTAGCACCTGAAATAAGTGCTGAAGAAGTTGTGGTGACTGAGCCTGTACAAGAGCCAGAGGAAACAATATCCACTGCACCTGATTATGAAAAATCTAACTTGGATATTTCAGGTAAGTTTAAAGGGCTATTTGGTAAATCTAAAAAGGCAGAAGTAGTTGCTGAGATAGAGAATGCAGCTGAGGTGTTAACTGAAGCAGTTGCAGAAGCAGTAGTTGCTACTGAAGTGGTAGCTGAAAAAACTGATTCGGCTATTACAGGAAAAATGAAAGGTATGTTTGGCAAGTCTAAAAAAACAGCAGTAGTAGTTGAACCTGTAGAAAGTGCTGAAATACTAATTGTTGAAGAGCTTGAAGTTGAAGAGGTGGTAGTTGAGCCAGATTATGGTGAATCTAATATCAAAATGCCGAAGGTGTTTAAGGGCTTGTTTGGTAAAAAATAAAAAATGGTAGGAGGGGCTTTTAGCCGCGATTTTTCAGGTCGCTGCTAAAAGTCCCTCCTACATTATATTATTGGTTAATTAACGTTAACCCTGGCGGCAAGGCCTCGCCAAAGATTTGTTTCTCCTCGGCTGCATCCAGTTCTTTCACCGACTCAACCATTGCTATCCACGAAGTGGGGGATTTACTGATTTTTAGTCTTTCAATGACTTGGTCGCGTATCTCAGGTTCCACATCACGTGCACGGTCACCGCTCATGCGCGTCATTAAGGTTGCTGCAAAACCAGCCTGTGGCGTTTTTTTCCAATCTACTTTAAGAATCTGTTCTAGCCAAATAGCAATTGTCGCTGGCGACACAACAAAATGGTTACTGGCATGAAAAGGAACGCGTGCGCCGATACGGCCAATTGCCCACCAAGTTTGTGTCGGTTCGCTAGATTTTTGTAAACGTTTTAATAGCCATTCACCCAACTGCTCTTTTTGTTCAACTGGGAGTCGTTCTAGCACGGCTGACAAACGCACCATATCATCATAGCCACGTTGTTTACTTAGTTTTGCGGTGTTACCAAGGCGTGCAGAGGCAGGGTTCAGGTATTTAGCTAAATCATTAAAAATAAGTTCTTGTGCTTCAGTATCTAAACCACCCGATATGCGTCGCCATAAAGTCCACCATTCACTCCAGTTCTGGGTTTCATTAACGAACTGAATTTTATTGGCATATGCTTTCCAAAGTTGCTTCACGCGCCAGTTATCTAATTGATAGCCAAAACCAGGGCGTAAGCAAAAGCCGATTAAACTAAGCCAGACGCGCTCATGGTTTGGGGAGCGGCGATGGTTTTTGCGGACTTCTAGTAATGCAGTAAATAATTCACGCAATAAGTGACTAGACCATTCAGTGCGTAAGCCTAATAATTTTTCCAAATCAGCGCGTAAGCTTTTCACTGCTTTCGGATTAATATCCTTAGATTTGGAACCAAAAATGGCATTAATTTGTGCGACTGCTTTGGGGAAGTTGTCGGGTAAGCCTTTAGCAACAACCGTATTCTTTTTTCTGATTTGGAATTGCACATCCCAGCGTTGTGAAGGGTTATCAATGGCAACACATTGAATTTGCAAAGTACCCACTTCAGATAAGGTCACAGAGAGTTGTACTATCACTTCAGTATTACTACTCTCATCCTGCTCTTGATCAAAAGCAACAGCTAAAGGCGGTAGCGGATGAAAATCATCATTGATGGCAACAATAGTGCCTGCTTTATATTCAGCGCCGCCAGTTAACGAGACTAAGTGGAAGCTAACAGGTTGACCTAAGCGCAAGGAAAACTGGCGCTCTTTTAAAATGATTTCATTACCTTCTTCACTACCGCGCGGCAAAATACAAACACCTTGCTGGTCTTGTTCAGTGCCAATGAGTAAAAAATAACTTCTCGAAGCACCGCCACCAATGCTCACTCTTTTCTGTTCGCGAGCGATGCTGTAACTGACCGCACCATAAGCAACCGAAAGTTCGGGGTGTTGGTTTTCTAGCAAGGTAGGGGCAGCATTGCGCCATGTGCTTATTAGGTCTAGTGTCCGCTTGGTAATCGGCTGACTACGGAAGACTCCGCCATTTAAGAGTAGTGCATCGGGAACAACATCATCACTGCCTAAAGCATCTTGTGCAGCTTGTTTGTGGGTATTGAGAAATGCGGCAATATGTTTACTGATTGCGGGTTCTGCGGCATAAGGTAAGCCAAATTCAACCACGCCACTGCGTTTTTTATCAGGTAAATCAGTGATGGCAGACAAAGGAAAGAATCCATCTAAAGCAATGCTTTGTACTTCTTCTTTTGTTAGTGTTACCGAGCGAGTACCGCCAATAAGCCTCGATCCACCACCTAAAAGTGTTACTTTTAATTCAGCAGGTGCATCTTCGGCTAATAAACGTTCCTTGCTAACGCGGCATTGCTCCAATAATTGTGATAAGTCGGCAGCAGACAGTTTTTTATTGCCAGAGCTCAAACGTGATTCAGCTAAATGTGCTAAAGCCAAGTCAATATTATCACCGCCTAGCATTAAATGATCACCGACACCAATACGCGATAATTTGGGTTCATTGTGATTATGGTCCACTTTGATGAGCGTTAAATCGGTGGTGCCGCCACCCACATCGCAGACCAATAGTAGTTTGATATCATCTAGGGTGTTTTTCAGGTCATCACCGTGTCGACGTAACCAGTCATAGCATACTGCTTGTGGTTCTTCGAGCAAGCGAATGTTATTTAAACCTGCAATTTTAGCTGCTTCCAGGGTTAATGAGCGTGCTGCTTCATCGAAGGATGC
Coding sequences:
- a CDS encoding cysteine synthase A, with translation MTTANDITQLIGNTPLVKLNHITEPNSAEVWLKIEARNPGGSVKDRIGLAMIEAAEKSGELQPGGTIIEPTSGNTGIALAMVAAARGYQCILTMPDTMSVERRQLLAFYGAKIILTPGSEGMKGAIKQAQEILAITENSFMPQQFENPENPEIHRQTTAQEIWSASDGKIDAFVCGVGTGGTITGVADVIKKRKASLKVIAVEPAESPIISGGQHSPHKIQGIGAGFIPKNLNTDLLDGIELVSTDEAFAMRKLLAEKEGILAGISTGASVCAALRVAKELGIGKFVVTMMHDTGERYLSMS